The genomic window GCGGCCGCCTCCCCGGCGGCGGCGCGCGCCTGCGCGGCGGTGAGGGGCTGCTCGACCCCGATGTCCTTCGTCGCCTGCGGGACGATCGGGTTGGTGCGCGTGGCGCCCGCGGACTGGACGCCCCTGGCCTTGCGGATCGTCGCGCCGAAGTCCGGGTTCTTCGAGTGGACGACGATGACGCCTATGCGGTCGTACGACGTCACGACCGTCCCGCCGGCCTTGGATATCGCCTTGCGTACCTGTTTGACGGTGCCGTGCCCCGCTCGTGTGTTCACGACGTACGACAGCTCGGGGCCGTCTGCCGGAACCGCCGCCGCCGGCTCGTCCGCGGGTGCCGCGGCCGCGGTGCCCGTCGGGAGGAAGCCGAGCGAGGCCGTGAGCGCGAGTCCGACGGGCAGCGTGAGCACGCGTGTCCGTCTGGATGCCAGATGAGCCATGGGTTCTCCACATCATCCGTGCCAGTGGGCCGGACACAGGTGTGTCCGTCCGGTACATGACCAAGGAAGCTATCGCTGATCTTCCCGGCGCATCAACGAATACGGGCAAGTGAGTTCGAGGTGTGACCTCTGGGAGTCAGGTTTACAGGCTTTCCGTGCCGGAGGAGGCGCGTCCGGAAACAAGCCGAACCTCCGGTGAACCGCTTCGCCGCGGCCCCCGTGCCGTTGCACAGGGAGTCGTGCACCATCCCCCACCCGCAGAGGACTCCCCGTGAAATCCACCGTCCCGACCACCGCATCCGCGTCGCGAGGAGAATCCGTGGCCACCGAAGCACCGCCGCCCCAGGACCGCAAGGACGACGGCCCCGTCCAGCCCACGACCGAGGCGTTCCTCGAGGCGCAGAACAGTGCGGAGTTCACCGCCCTGCGCCGCTCCCACCGCTCCTTCGCCTTCCCGCTCACCGTCGGCTTCATCGCCTGGTACCTGCTGTACGTGCTGCTGTCCAGCTACGCCGGCGACTTCATGGGCACCATCGTCTTCGCCAACTTCAACGTGGCCTTCGTCTTCGGCCTCGCCCAGTTCGCCACCACGTTCCTGATCGCCTGGTTCTACTCGCGCCACGCCACGAACAAGCTCGACCCGCAGGCGGCGGCCATCAAGTCCCGTATGGAGGCCGACGCATGAGCGCCGCGTACGACTCGCACGCCGTGATCCAGCTCGCCGCCTCGTCGACGACCGAGCACCGGCCGCTGATCATCACCCTCTTCGCGGTCTTCGTCGCCGCGACCCTGGCCATCACCGTCTGGGCCGGCCGGCAGACCAAGAGCGCGTCCGACTTCTACGCGGGCGGGCGCCAGTTCACCGCCTTCCAGAACGGTCTCGCGGTATCCGGCGACTACATGTCGGCCGCGAGTTTCCTCGGCATCGCCGGAGCCATCGCACTCTTCGGATACGACGGCTTCCTCTACTCCATCGGCTTCCTCGTGGCCTGGCTCGTCGCACTGCTCCTCGTCGCCGAGCCGCTGCGGAACTCCGGCCGCTACACCATGGGCGACGTCCTCGCCTACCGCATGCGCCAGCGGCCGGTACGCACCGCCGCGGGCACCTCCACCATCGTCGTCTCGATCTTCTACCTGCTCGCCCAGATGGCCGGCGCGGGCGTCCTGGTGTCCCTGCTGCTCGGCATCACGAGCGACGCGGGCAAGGTCCTCATCGTCGCGCTGGTCGGCGTGCTGATGATCCTCTACGTCACCATCGGCGGCATGAAGGGGACCACCTGGGTCCAGATGGTCAAGGCCGTGCTGCTCATCGCGGGCGCGCTGCTCATGACCTTCCTGGTGCTGTGGAAGTTCGACTTCAACGTGTCCGACCTGCTCGGCACCGCCGCGGAGAAGAGCGGCCACGGGGCCGCGTTCCTGGAGCCCGGCCTCAAGTACGGCAGCACCGACGTCTCGAAGCTGGACTTCATCTCGCTCGGGCTCGCACTGGTCCTCGGCACCGCCGGCCTGCCGCACATCCTCATCCGCTTCTACACCGTGCCGACCGCAAAGGCCGCCCGCAAGTCCGTGAACTGGGCCATCGGCATCATCGGCTCCTTCTACCTGATGACCATCGCCCTCGGCTTCGGCGCGGCAGCCCTGATCGGGCCGGACGAGATCAAGGCGAAGAACCCGGCGGGCAACGCCGCGGCACCCCAACTGGCCGAATACCTCGGCGGGGTCGGAACCACGTGGGGCGCGATCCTGCTTGCGGTCATCTCCGCCGTCGCCTTCGCCACGATCCTCGCCGTCGTCGCGGGACTCACCCTCGCCTCCTCGTCGTCGTTCGCCCACGACATCTACGCCAACGTCATCCGCAAGGGGACCGCCACGGAGAAGGAGGAGATGCGCGCCGCCAAGTGGGCCACCGTCGCGATCGGCATCGTCTCCATCGCGCTGGGCGCGCTCGCCCGCGACCTGAACGTCGCGGGGCTGGTCGCTCTGGCCTTCGCCGTCGCCGCCTCGGCCAACCTGCCGACCATCCTCTACAGCCTCTTCTGGAAGCGCTTCACCACCCAGGGCGCCCTCTGGTCGATCTACGGCGGTCTCGCCTCGTCCGTCCTGCTGGTGCTCTTCTCGCCGGTCGTCTCCGGCAAGGTCACCTCGATGTTCCCGGACGCCGACTTCGCCTGGTTCCCGCTGGAGAACCCGGGCCTCATCTCCATCCCGCTCGGCTTCCTGCTCGGCTGGGTGGGCTCCGTCCTCTCCAAGGAGGAGCCGGACAAGGGCAAGTACGCGGAACTCGAGGTCAAGTCCCTCACCGGTACGTGCGCCCACTGACGCGTCCGCCGCACCACCACCGCCGGCCCCGTCGTAGAGTCCTACGACGGGGCCCGTCGCACCTCGTGTCAACCGAGCACCATGGATGTCACCGGTCTCGCGTACCCTCGGAAGAGTCAGAACCGCAACCGCGGACACCAGCGGGAGGGGGCCCACAGTGCTCGTCGACACCTACGGCAGGGTCGCCACCGACCTGCGTGTGTCACTGACCGACAAGTGCAATCTGCGCTGCACCTACTGCATGCCCGAGGAAGGCCTGCAGTGGCTGGGCAAGACGGAACTGCTCAGCGACGACGAGATCGTACGGCTCGTCCGTATCGCCGTCACCTCGCTCGGGATCACCGAGGTCCGCTTCACCGGTGGCGAGCCCCTGCTGCGCCCCGGACTCGTCTCCATCGTCGAACAGTGCGCCGCCCTGGAGCCCCGCCCCAAGATGTCGCTCACGACCAACGGCATCGGGCTGAAGCGCACCGCCGCCGCACTGAAGGCAGCGGGCCTGGACCGGGTCAACGTCTCCCTGGACACCCTGCGGCCCGACGTCTTCAAGACGCTGACCCGCCGCGACCGGCACCAGGACGTGCTCGACGGACTCCGGGCCGCCCGGGACGCGGGCCTCACCCCGGTCAAGGTCAACTCCGTCCTCATGCCGGGACTCAACGACGACGAGGCCCCCGAGCTCCTCGCCTGGGCCGTGGACAACGCCTACGAGCTGCGCTTCATCGAGCAGATGCCGCTGGACGCCCAGCACGGCTGGAAGCGCGACGGGATGATCACGGCCGGTGACATCCTCGCCTCGCTGCGCACGCGCTTCGCCCTCACCGCCGAGGGCGACGACGAGCGCGGCTCCGCCCCCGCCGAGCGCTGGACCGTCGACGGCGGCCCTCACCGCGTCGGCGTGATCGCCTCCGTGACCAGGCCGTTCTGCGGGGCATGCGACCGCACGCGGCTCACCGCCGACGGGCAGGTCCGCACCTGTCTCTTCGCCCGCGAGGAGACGGACCTGCGCGGCGCGCTGCGCTCCGACGCCCCGGACGAGGAGATCGCCAGGATCTGGCGGCTCGCGATGTGGGGCAAGAAGGCGGGTTCCGGACTCGACGACCCCACGTTCCTGCAGCCCGACCGCCCGATGTCAGCCATCGGCGGCTGAGGACTCCCATTCCTCCAGCGTCACGACGTCCTTGAGGAAACCGCGCACCCCGAGGAACGAGGACAGGTGCTCCCGGTGTGCGTCGCAGGCGAGCCAGGTCTTGCGCCGCTCCGGAGTGTGCAGCTTCGGGTTGTTCCAGGCCAATACCCACACGGCGTCGTCGCGGCAGCCCTTGGCGGAGCAGACGGGAGCGCCGGTGGCGCTGTCGGCGGGAGTGTCGGGGAGGTTCACGACCTCAACCCTAGGGCCTGACCTCCGGCCCCTTCGCGGCGCATCCCCGCCGGAGAAAGGGCGACGCCGAGCAGCCACGGGGGGAGCTGCCCGGCGTCGGTCCGTCGCTCCGACGGGGGATGCGGAGCGCACCCGAAGTATGCCACGACGACCATGATCGGTTGCACCGGATCGTCACGATCGATCTGAGCTCTTCTTGAGCTTTCCGGCGCCTCCCGCACCGCTCCCGATCAGTCCGCCGCGCGTGTGTCCCCGGCGCGTCCGGCCGGTCCCGGCTCCCCGGCCGGCCGCGCGAAAGGCTCCGCGTGACCCGCCGTACGGGAGTCACCGATCGCCGGCCGCATCGGCGCGGGCACGAACGTCGTGGGAAGCGAAGACGCGTTCTCCCGGCCTGCGTTTGCGATGACGACCGCGACATAAGGGAGCAGAACGCCCAGGGCGAGCGCCACCACGGCCACATGCCTCTCCACGTTCCACAGGGTCGCGGCCAGCACCACCGAGACGGTGCGGACGGACATCGAGATGATGTAGCGCCGCTGCCTGCCGCGCACGTCGTCGGCGAGTCCCTGCCGGGCGCCCGTGATACGGAAGACCTCCGCGCCCCTCTGCTTCCGCATCGTGATTCCACCACCAGATCTCCGTGCCGGACCTACCCGGGCGACCGGTCCCACGGTACGCCCGCCGTGCGCGCGGTTCGAGACCGGGGCGCGCCCGGCGTGTGCGGGTCGGTACCCCCGGTTCACGTACGGCCGTGTCCGGCATGCGGCGTACGTCCGTCGAGTCGAAACTGGTGGGCGTGCGCACACCGCGCCGCGCGAGGAGGCGAGACATGGGCTGGCTGTGGGCGATCATCGTAGGTCTGGTGCTCGGTGTGATCGCTCGAGCGATCCTGCCCGGCAAACAGGACATCCCGCTCTGGCTGACGGTCGTGTTCGGCATCCTCGGCAGCATCCTGGGCAACGCCGTCGCGACCTGGATCGGCGTCAACGACACCAAGGGCATCGACTGGACGCGGCACGTGCTGCAGTTGATCGGTGCCGTGGCCGTCGTCGGGGTGGGGGACATGCTCTGGCAGTCCCTCAAGGGCAACCGCGGCAAGAAGCAGAGCACCTGACCCGGCCGCACACGGCCGCGGCCGGCCACGCGTCACGCGTGACCGGCCGCAGTGTGTGCGCGCAGGCCTCAGCCGGTCCCGACCTCGACGGCCGCCAGGTTCTTCTTGCCCCGGCGCAGCACCAGCCACCGGCCGTGCAGCAGCTCCGAGACCGCCGGGGCGCTCTCCCCGTCCGTGACCTTCGCGTTGTTCACGTAGGCCCCGCCCTCCTTGACGGTGCGGCGGGCGGCCGACTTGCTGGCGGACAGCCCGACCTCGACCAGGAGGTCCACCACCGGGCCGAGCTCGCCGACCCTGGCGTGCGGCACCTCGGACAGGGCGGCACTCAGCGTCGCCTCGTCCAGCTCACCCAGGTCGCCCTGGCCGAACAGCGCCTTCGACGCGGCGATGACCGCCGCGCACTGGGCGCCGCCGTGCACCAGTGTGGTCAGCTCCTCGGCCAGCGACCGCTGGGCCGAGCGCGCCTGCGGGCGCTCCTCGGTGAGCTTCTCCAGCTCCTCCAGCTCCTCGCGGCTCTTGAAGCTGAGGATGCGCATGTAGGTCGAGATGTCCCGGTCGTCCACGTTCAGCCAGAACTGGTAGAACGCGTACGGCGTCGTCATCTCCGGGTCGAGCCAGACGGCCCCGCTCTCGGACTTCCCGAACTTGGTGCCGTCGGCCTTCACCATCAGCGGCGTCGCCAGCGCGTGCACGGCGGCACCCGGCTCGAGACGGTGGATCAGGTCGATGCCCGCCGTGAGGTTGCCCCACTGGTCGCTGCCGCCCTGCTGGAGCGTGCAGCCGTAGCGCCGGTACAGCTCCAGGTAGTCCATGCCCTGGAGCAACTGGTAGCTGAACTCCGTGTAGCTGATGCCCTCCTGGGACTCCAGCCGACGGGCCACCGAGTCCTTGGTGAGCATCTTGTTGACCCGGAAGTGCTTG from Streptomyces sp. NBC_01341 includes these protein-coding regions:
- a CDS encoding DUF485 domain-containing protein produces the protein MATEAPPPQDRKDDGPVQPTTEAFLEAQNSAEFTALRRSHRSFAFPLTVGFIAWYLLYVLLSSYAGDFMGTIVFANFNVAFVFGLAQFATTFLIAWFYSRHATNKLDPQAAAIKSRMEADA
- a CDS encoding solute symporter family protein, with translation MSAAYDSHAVIQLAASSTTEHRPLIITLFAVFVAATLAITVWAGRQTKSASDFYAGGRQFTAFQNGLAVSGDYMSAASFLGIAGAIALFGYDGFLYSIGFLVAWLVALLLVAEPLRNSGRYTMGDVLAYRMRQRPVRTAAGTSTIVVSIFYLLAQMAGAGVLVSLLLGITSDAGKVLIVALVGVLMILYVTIGGMKGTTWVQMVKAVLLIAGALLMTFLVLWKFDFNVSDLLGTAAEKSGHGAAFLEPGLKYGSTDVSKLDFISLGLALVLGTAGLPHILIRFYTVPTAKAARKSVNWAIGIIGSFYLMTIALGFGAAALIGPDEIKAKNPAGNAAAPQLAEYLGGVGTTWGAILLAVISAVAFATILAVVAGLTLASSSSFAHDIYANVIRKGTATEKEEMRAAKWATVAIGIVSIALGALARDLNVAGLVALAFAVAASANLPTILYSLFWKRFTTQGALWSIYGGLASSVLLVLFSPVVSGKVTSMFPDADFAWFPLENPGLISIPLGFLLGWVGSVLSKEEPDKGKYAELEVKSLTGTCAH
- the moaA gene encoding GTP 3',8-cyclase MoaA, which codes for MLVDTYGRVATDLRVSLTDKCNLRCTYCMPEEGLQWLGKTELLSDDEIVRLVRIAVTSLGITEVRFTGGEPLLRPGLVSIVEQCAALEPRPKMSLTTNGIGLKRTAAALKAAGLDRVNVSLDTLRPDVFKTLTRRDRHQDVLDGLRAARDAGLTPVKVNSVLMPGLNDDEAPELLAWAVDNAYELRFIEQMPLDAQHGWKRDGMITAGDILASLRTRFALTAEGDDERGSAPAERWTVDGGPHRVGVIASVTRPFCGACDRTRLTADGQVRTCLFAREETDLRGALRSDAPDEEIARIWRLAMWGKKAGSGLDDPTFLQPDRPMSAIGG
- a CDS encoding DUF3099 domain-containing protein, which translates into the protein MRKQRGAEVFRITGARQGLADDVRGRQRRYIISMSVRTVSVVLAATLWNVERHVAVVALALGVLLPYVAVVIANAGRENASSLPTTFVPAPMRPAIGDSRTAGHAEPFARPAGEPGPAGRAGDTRAAD
- a CDS encoding GlsB/YeaQ/YmgE family stress response membrane protein; its protein translation is MGWLWAIIVGLVLGVIARAILPGKQDIPLWLTVVFGILGSILGNAVATWIGVNDTKGIDWTRHVLQLIGAVAVVGVGDMLWQSLKGNRGKKQST
- the tyrS gene encoding tyrosine--tRNA ligase — its product is MTDIVDELKWRGLFAQSTDEDALRKALADGPVTFYCGFDPTAASLHVGHLVQVLTMRRLQQAGLKPLALVGGATGQIGDPRPTAERTLNDPETIATWVQRLRGQIEPFLTFDGPNAATMVNNLDWTAGLSAIEFLRDIGKHFRVNKMLTKDSVARRLESQEGISYTEFSYQLLQGMDYLELYRRYGCTLQQGGSDQWGNLTAGIDLIHRLEPGAAVHALATPLMVKADGTKFGKSESGAVWLDPEMTTPYAFYQFWLNVDDRDISTYMRILSFKSREELEELEKLTEERPQARSAQRSLAEELTTLVHGGAQCAAVIAASKALFGQGDLGELDEATLSAALSEVPHARVGELGPVVDLLVEVGLSASKSAARRTVKEGGAYVNNAKVTDGESAPAVSELLHGRWLVLRRGKKNLAAVEVGTG